In Spiroplasma chinense, a single window of DNA contains:
- the guaB gene encoding IMP dehydrogenase gives MDKKDLYGKIINDGITFDDVLLVPAYSDVLPHMVDIKTKLTEKITLNIPIMSAAMDTVTESGLAIAMARAGGIGVIHKNLSIGEQALEVQKVKRNESGFISDPITIGKDTTIEEANDIMGTYKISGLPVIDGSNKLIGIVTNRDIRYVEDFSIKVEEVMTKENLIVGDRSTTIDDAKKVMIKNRIEKLPIVSENNELVGLITTKDIDKAISHPNAAKDEKGRLIVGGAVGVSEETMARVDALVKAQVDVIVVDSAHGHSQGILKTVKEIRTKYPDLGIVAGNICTAEGAQALYEAGANAVKVGIGPGSICTTRVVAGVGVPQITAINDVFNWAEGKNVTIIADGGIKYSGDIVKALAAGAHAVMLGSVFAGTEETPGEEIVVNGKKYKTYVGMGSMVAMKRGSKDRYFQKDAKKLVPEGIEARVPFKGKLGDVVFQLIGGLRSGMGYTGSKNIDELRHNAKFVKITNASLKESHPHDVELTKEAPNYN, from the coding sequence ATGGATAAAAAAGATTTGTATGGAAAAATTATAAATGATGGTATTACTTTTGATGATGTATTATTAGTACCTGCATATTCAGATGTTTTGCCTCACATGGTTGATATTAAAACAAAATTAACAGAAAAAATAACTTTAAATATACCAATTATGAGCGCTGCAATGGATACAGTTACTGAATCTGGTCTTGCCATTGCTATGGCAAGAGCTGGGGGAATTGGTGTTATTCATAAAAACTTATCAATTGGAGAACAAGCTTTAGAAGTTCAAAAAGTTAAAAGAAATGAATCTGGATTTATTTCTGACCCAATCACTATTGGAAAAGATACAACTATTGAAGAAGCAAATGATATTATGGGAACTTACAAAATTTCAGGACTTCCTGTAATTGATGGTTCAAACAAATTAATTGGAATTGTGACAAATAGAGATATTAGATACGTTGAAGATTTTTCAATAAAAGTTGAAGAAGTTATGACTAAAGAAAACTTAATAGTTGGTGATAGATCAACAACTATTGATGATGCAAAAAAAGTTATGATCAAAAATAGAATTGAAAAATTACCAATAGTTTCGGAAAACAATGAACTTGTTGGTTTAATCACAACAAAAGACATAGATAAAGCTATAAGTCACCCAAATGCTGCAAAAGATGAAAAAGGTAGATTAATAGTTGGTGGAGCTGTTGGTGTTAGTGAAGAGACTATGGCAAGAGTTGATGCACTTGTTAAAGCACAAGTGGATGTAATTGTTGTAGATTCAGCTCACGGACACAGTCAAGGAATTTTAAAAACTGTTAAAGAAATTAGAACAAAATACCCTGATCTTGGAATTGTTGCTGGAAATATTTGTACAGCCGAAGGAGCACAAGCATTATACGAAGCTGGTGCAAATGCTGTAAAAGTAGGAATTGGTCCTGGAAGTATTTGTACAACCAGAGTTGTTGCAGGAGTTGGGGTTCCCCAAATTACTGCAATAAATGATGTATTTAATTGAGCTGAAGGGAAAAATGTAACAATTATAGCTGATGGTGGAATTAAATATTCTGGTGATATTGTAAAAGCATTAGCAGCTGGAGCTCATGCTGTTATGCTTGGAAGTGTTTTTGCAGGAACTGAAGAAACACCTGGAGAAGAAATTGTAGTTAATGGTAAAAAATATAAAACTTATGTTGGAATGGGTTCAATGGTCGCTATGAAAAGAGGAAGTAAAGATAGATATTTCCAAAAAGATGCAAAAAAACTTGTTCCAGAAGGAATTGAAGCCAGAGTTCCATTTAAAGGGAAACTTGGAGATGTGGTTTTCCAATTAATTGGTGGTTTAAGAAGTGGTATGGGTTATACTGGGTCTAAAAATATCGATGAATTAAGACATAATGCTAAATTTGTAAAGATTACAAACGCTAGTTTAAAAGAATCTCATCCTCATGATGTAGAACTTACTAAGGAAGCACCTAATTATAATTAA
- a CDS encoding adenine phosphoribosyltransferase, which yields MDLKKYILDVENFPIDGVVFKDITPLLNNVEAFKYTVDKMVEYVKEKGADVIVAPEARGFLFASAVAYAAGCRFVLVRKPGKLPREVKDVEYELEYGKGHIQIHKDDLKKGDKVVIVDDVLATGGTMKAIVELVQDDQASVNGIVFLADLSFLHDPELFSEYDSKSLITY from the coding sequence ATGGATTTAAAAAAATATATTTTAGACGTAGAAAACTTCCCAATTGATGGAGTAGTTTTCAAAGATATAACACCATTATTAAACAATGTAGAAGCCTTTAAATACACTGTTGATAAAATGGTAGAGTACGTTAAAGAAAAAGGTGCTGACGTAATTGTTGCACCAGAAGCTAGAGGGTTCCTATTTGCAAGTGCTGTTGCATATGCTGCAGGATGTAGATTTGTATTGGTAAGAAAACCTGGAAAACTTCCAAGAGAAGTGAAAGACGTTGAATATGAATTGGAATATGGTAAAGGTCACATCCAAATTCATAAAGATGACTTAAAAAAAGGAGATAAAGTTGTTATTGTTGATGATGTTTTGGCAACTGGAGGAACTATGAAAGCTATTGTTGAATTAGTTCAAGATGACCAAGCATCAGTTAACGGAATTGTATTTTTAGCAGATTTATCATTCTTACATGATCCAGAATTATTTAGCGAATATGATTCAAAAAGCTTAATTACTTATTAA
- a CDS encoding protein translocase SecDF, variant type — protein MNNRKKLKFKKKLAFSIMTIFIILSSLIVGIFFSTQHFSENYKLGSDFKGYYSALVAVDNANEETNNDGQPNGNAKTAAKVLEQRLNPMGTNQILIETAGLNYLKVLSPVDAYDSETTFQNQIQRNGGAILLDSEFADLQFSGSERKGINDYFTSASATSVATSGGKNPAISFELNGTEFSSLISSEDSNGAQTSPQMSIMIDADGLYNDVRNWYLLVDKDTEAERIESYYDTIISPLVSKYNNSSTEAAVKNVLNDMFTGRYESRSTGANTFYSYINLLTMSADRSTWIANFTDYVSKGFEYLSSTSKYVYDPNAKTEDFAEGGKYADDIFGYNGTALATVNLGNIKDVFSNVNKTMLNSIFITDSITNQLNVNATIENDSKFMTNKFKSYFLLLNSAVSSQKTQGSAAYINGDKFFIEFATQPESRARVGAAVFNASTQGYIFTVNSVSTLNPTINSVMLSTALIFMGIVLLALIVYVLFMYRLLGLFMIIVMLAISMLTLMSTTWFGLTLGPEAIIGTIIIVAINLELFSMIFENLKFNLYAKQRNIKTSFNISMKENIALSIDVLIALIVPAICLFWITSNAIQSFSIIILMGVLFSITIGVLVGFILNKLTISTNVFNNRSWLVALNTDFANQGNPLLNFKIRNLKNKIEKLEKKAEAKDKILSLKEQLKLLNEKLEIINKKIEENPSKVANKAKNKTLAKIAKVEKKIAKVEATKKQVKIEKKAEVKDKILPLKEKLKKLNEKLEIRNKRADEKFAKATSKSKEKILAKIAKVEKKIAKLDATKKQVKIVKLELKIADYNYILGDNTQQIIENESEIVLSTQDKVKVKAYEKTIKNGSKIMAVVLMAITIVAATIGAVFGPKYDSSFGNRTEYTLWGTKIEKMYSGIENSVEDPKVDADFRALVAKEVIISNDDTDFNMNRAVANYFSLLLDRPEVVNQIIGPVTNIEYKAHKFTVSFGNNFSFSNSSTNNDESEIGWINLSVMTTSGFQSRAIKSIFNRIGNIAISDTGAGGDFNNQNEGFISKRIRTYSLRILVIQSAYALLAIVLALIVYILIRFKWTYYIAMVVGIALAPAVTLAIAVGLQFPIGVNTLIALAAIMIFMCISLFMVFGKARALISTKDEKSMMNFFKEEIQYSFVIKDEKKKIKDKLFLDKSDLKLKLKNKELTKEEVKALKVEFRKLKHAEWTKFRDVKKENKIKINRVSKQNNYLKEVMVQTFKYGAIRTIMSSILYVTVSILLAVTLTPIATFGVSIAIGVVLTNFIILFICLPVWIYLEQIRIRNYLTRKRFINNLKVSGEEQIIEGVND, from the coding sequence ATGAACAACCGCAAAAAATTAAAATTTAAAAAGAAACTTGCATTCAGTATAATGACAATATTTATTATATTGTCTTCATTGATTGTAGGAATTTTCTTTTCAACTCAACATTTTAGCGAAAATTATAAATTAGGAAGTGACTTTAAAGGATATTACTCAGCATTAGTAGCTGTTGATAATGCCAATGAAGAAACAAATAACGACGGACAACCAAATGGTAATGCAAAAACTGCTGCAAAAGTTTTAGAACAACGTTTGAACCCAATGGGTACAAACCAAATTCTTATTGAAACTGCTGGATTAAACTATTTAAAAGTTTTATCACCAGTTGATGCTTATGATAGCGAAACAACTTTCCAGAACCAGATCCAAAGAAATGGTGGAGCTATTTTATTAGATAGTGAATTTGCCGACTTACAATTTAGCGGTTCAGAAAGAAAAGGAATTAATGATTACTTTACATCAGCTAGTGCAACATCAGTTGCAACTTCTGGAGGTAAAAATCCAGCAATTTCATTCGAATTAAATGGAACTGAGTTTTCAAGTTTAATCTCATCAGAAGATAGCAATGGAGCTCAAACAAGTCCTCAAATGTCAATTATGATTGACGCTGACGGACTTTATAATGATGTTAGAAACTGATATTTACTAGTTGATAAAGATACTGAAGCTGAAAGAATAGAATCATACTACGATACTATAATCAGTCCTTTGGTTTCAAAATACAACAACAGCAGTACAGAAGCAGCTGTAAAAAATGTTTTAAATGACATGTTTACAGGTAGATATGAATCAAGAAGTACTGGGGCAAATACTTTCTATAGTTATATAAACCTATTAACTATGTCAGCTGATAGAAGTACTTGAATTGCTAATTTTACAGATTACGTTTCAAAAGGTTTTGAATATTTATCAAGCACTTCTAAATATGTATATGACCCTAATGCAAAAACAGAAGATTTTGCTGAAGGTGGAAAATATGCAGATGATATTTTCGGATACAATGGAACTGCATTGGCAACTGTTAATTTAGGAAATATTAAAGATGTATTCTCAAATGTTAATAAAACAATGTTAAATTCTATTTTTATTACTGATTCAATTACTAATCAATTGAATGTGAATGCAACAATTGAAAATGATTCAAAATTCATGACAAACAAATTTAAAAGTTATTTCTTACTTTTAAATAGCGCAGTAAGTTCTCAAAAAACACAAGGTTCAGCTGCATACATTAATGGAGATAAATTCTTTATTGAATTTGCAACTCAACCTGAATCAAGAGCAAGAGTTGGAGCTGCTGTATTTAATGCATCAACTCAGGGATACATATTTACAGTAAATAGTGTTTCAACTTTAAACCCTACAATCAACTCTGTAATGCTATCTACAGCGCTTATATTTATGGGAATTGTATTATTGGCACTAATTGTCTATGTTCTGTTTATGTACAGACTTCTAGGGCTATTTATGATCATTGTGATGTTGGCAATCTCAATGCTGACATTAATGTCAACAACATGATTTGGACTAACACTTGGACCAGAAGCAATTATTGGAACAATTATTATTGTTGCAATTAACCTAGAATTATTCTCAATGATCTTTGAAAATCTTAAATTTAACTTGTATGCAAAACAGAGAAATATTAAAACTAGTTTTAATATTTCAATGAAAGAAAACATAGCTCTGTCAATTGACGTATTAATTGCGTTAATTGTTCCAGCAATTTGTTTATTCTGAATTACTTCAAATGCAATTCAATCATTCTCAATTATTATTTTAATGGGAGTTTTATTCTCAATTACTATTGGAGTTTTAGTTGGATTTATATTAAATAAACTAACTATTTCTACAAATGTTTTCAACAATAGAAGTTGATTGGTAGCATTAAATACTGATTTTGCAAACCAAGGAAACCCATTGTTAAATTTCAAAATTAGAAATTTAAAAAATAAAATTGAAAAATTAGAAAAAAAAGCAGAGGCAAAAGATAAAATTTTATCTTTAAAAGAACAACTTAAATTATTAAATGAAAAATTAGAAATAATAAACAAAAAAATTGAGGAAAATCCTTCAAAAGTAGCAAACAAGGCTAAAAATAAAACTTTAGCAAAAATAGCAAAAGTTGAGAAAAAAATAGCAAAAGTTGAAGCAACAAAAAAACAAGTTAAAATAGAAAAAAAAGCAGAAGTAAAAGATAAAATTTTACCTCTAAAAGAGAAACTTAAAAAATTAAATGAAAAATTAGAAATCAGAAATAAAAGAGCAGATGAAAAATTTGCAAAAGCTACAAGTAAATCAAAAGAAAAAATTTTAGCAAAAATAGCAAAAGTTGAGAAAAAAATAGCAAAACTTGATGCAACTAAAAAACAAGTTAAAATTGTTAAGTTAGAATTAAAAATAGCTGACTATAACTATATTCTTGGAGATAACACACAACAAATCATTGAAAATGAAAGTGAAATTGTTTTAAGTACTCAAGATAAAGTTAAAGTTAAAGCTTATGAAAAAACAATTAAAAATGGATCAAAAATTATGGCAGTTGTTCTTATGGCAATTACTATAGTTGCTGCAACCATTGGGGCAGTATTTGGACCAAAATATGATTCATCATTTGGTAATAGAACAGAATATACACTTTGAGGTACAAAAATTGAAAAAATGTACTCAGGTATTGAAAACTCTGTAGAAGATCCTAAGGTTGATGCAGATTTTAGAGCGTTAGTTGCAAAAGAAGTTATTATAAGCAATGATGATACTGACTTTAACATGAACAGAGCTGTTGCAAATTACTTCTCATTATTATTAGATAGACCTGAAGTTGTAAATCAAATTATTGGTCCAGTTACTAATATTGAATACAAAGCACATAAATTCACAGTCTCATTTGGTAACAATTTCTCATTCAGTAACTCGTCTACAAATAATGATGAAAGTGAAATTGGTTGAATTAACTTATCTGTTATGACAACATCTGGATTCCAAAGTAGAGCAATAAAATCTATTTTCAATAGAATTGGAAATATTGCAATCAGTGATACTGGGGCTGGTGGTGACTTTAATAACCAAAATGAAGGATTTATTTCAAAAAGAATTAGAACTTACTCATTAAGAATATTGGTTATTCAATCAGCTTATGCATTACTTGCAATTGTGTTAGCATTAATTGTTTACATCTTAATTAGATTCAAATGAACATACTATATTGCTATGGTAGTTGGTATTGCATTAGCACCAGCAGTTACACTTGCAATTGCAGTTGGTTTACAATTCCCAATTGGAGTAAATACATTAATTGCACTAGCAGCAATTATGATCTTTATGTGTATTTCTCTGTTTATGGTATTTGGTAAAGCAAGAGCATTAATATCTACAAAAGATGAAAAAAGTATGATGAATTTCTTTAAAGAAGAAATTCAATACTCATTTGTAATCAAAGATGAAAAGAAAAAAATCAAAGATAAATTATTCTTAGATAAATCTGATTTAAAATTAAAATTAAAAAATAAAGAATTAACTAAAGAAGAAGTTAAAGCATTAAAAGTTGAATTTAGAAAACTTAAACATGCAGAATGAACTAAGTTTAGAGATGTTAAAAAAGAAAATAAAATCAAAATTAACAGAGTTTCAAAACAAAATAACTACTTAAAAGAAGTTATGGTTCAAACATTTAAATATGGAGCTATACGTACAATAATGTCTTCAATTTTATATGTAACTGTTTCAATATTATTGGCAGTTACATTAACACCGATCGCAACTTTTGGAGTAAGTATTGCAATTGGAGTTGTGCTAACTAACTTTATAATTCTATTCATTTGTTTACCAGTTTGAATTTACTTAGAACAAATAAGAATTAGAAACTACTTGACAAGAAAACGTTTCATCAATAACTTAAAAGTTTCTGGTGAAGAACAAATTATCGAAGGTGTAAATGATTAA
- a CDS encoding YitT family ABC transporter — MEPLKDENQELDSQEITIDEFHSKEEQKAMKKVARTLIKNEGNGQIDLSHIENKIMSRREQILLVQTYFKTKFFKDLAMLALAALIMTISFDYFISSTGRTGLFPAGLGSVARFLAILTFNDDVSKQSSFYFIYYFLMNLPLFVFGYIKLGKKFTYTTLLFIGLQIAFDQILQLIPFINPTSFHVIVNYQLLQEIGNSWNSGIWLFIFAALGGVLLGVAYSITYKIGSSTGGSDFLTMYFSNKKNTPIGNINRNVNFCILGVVIILNTAILPMDMINADIKINALSNLGWENALSDGTIDKMIDFAVNPANRVAVIDGQISPEFIFNLGLDSDVVTPENLAENIKNIFTKDGANPSYQYNYLIEILTKKGFGNEMSGVSALKVKVMFMFGPSLFASIVLVLCVSMTTNALYPKYKIRTFLITTNSPKEMNKTLLDKGYQNDIVSWDGTNRINRNYLHRSVIMVSMSVMNWDLIEKEIFLADPHAKINVLKTKAVKGIFNYEIKKNDERDIIHRQVERDEVELEKIRQIAIVKYNKENEKINKKRSKKTKKISKITNKIVGKDNDKKIQ; from the coding sequence ATGGAACCATTAAAAGATGAAAATCAAGAACTAGATAGTCAGGAAATAACAATTGATGAGTTCCACTCCAAAGAAGAACAAAAAGCAATGAAGAAGGTTGCAAGAACTTTAATTAAAAATGAAGGTAATGGACAAATTGACCTTTCTCACATAGAAAATAAAATTATGTCTAGAAGAGAACAAATTCTTTTAGTTCAAACTTATTTTAAAACTAAATTCTTCAAAGATTTAGCGATGCTTGCATTAGCTGCTTTGATCATGACAATATCATTTGACTACTTTATTTCATCAACTGGAAGAACTGGACTATTTCCTGCTGGGTTAGGTTCTGTTGCTCGTTTTCTAGCGATTCTAACATTTAATGATGATGTTTCAAAACAATCATCTTTCTACTTTATTTATTACTTTTTAATGAATTTACCTTTATTTGTTTTTGGATATATTAAATTGGGTAAAAAATTTACATATACCACTTTATTATTTATTGGTCTGCAAATTGCGTTTGACCAGATTTTACAATTAATTCCTTTTATTAATCCAACTTCATTTCACGTAATTGTAAATTACCAATTATTACAAGAAATTGGAAATTCTTGAAATTCTGGTATTTGATTATTTATTTTTGCAGCCCTTGGAGGGGTATTATTAGGGGTTGCATACTCTATAACTTATAAAATTGGTTCTTCAACAGGGGGTTCTGATTTTTTGACCATGTATTTTTCAAATAAAAAAAATACACCAATTGGTAACATAAACAGAAATGTTAATTTTTGTATTTTAGGAGTTGTAATTATTTTAAATACAGCAATTTTACCAATGGATATGATAAATGCTGACATTAAAATTAATGCTTTAAGTAATTTAGGATGAGAAAATGCTTTAAGCGATGGAACCATTGATAAAATGATCGATTTTGCAGTTAATCCTGCAAACAGAGTAGCTGTAATTGATGGTCAAATAAGTCCTGAATTCATTTTTAATCTTGGTTTAGATTCAGATGTAGTAACTCCAGAAAACTTAGCTGAAAATATTAAAAATATTTTCACAAAAGATGGGGCAAATCCAAGTTACCAATATAATTATTTAATTGAAATATTAACAAAAAAAGGGTTTGGAAATGAAATGTCAGGAGTTTCTGCTCTTAAAGTTAAAGTAATGTTTATGTTTGGACCAAGTTTATTTGCATCAATTGTTTTAGTTCTTTGTGTTTCTATGACAACAAATGCACTATATCCAAAATACAAAATTAGAACATTTTTGATTACAACAAACAGTCCAAAAGAAATGAACAAAACTTTATTGGATAAAGGATATCAAAATGATATTGTTTCTTGAGATGGAACTAACAGAATTAATAGAAACTACTTACACAGAAGTGTAATAATGGTTTCTATGTCTGTTATGAACTGGGATTTAATAGAAAAAGAAATATTCTTAGCAGATCCTCATGCAAAAATAAATGTTTTAAAAACTAAAGCTGTAAAAGGAATCTTTAACTATGAAATTAAAAAGAATGATGAAAGAGATATCATTCATAGACAAGTTGAAAGAGACGAAGTAGAGCTTGAAAAAATCAGACAAATTGCAATTGTTAAATATAATAAAGAAAATGAAAAGATTAACAAGAAAAGAAGTAAAAAAACTAAAAAGATTAGTAAAATTACAAATAAGATTGTTGGAAAAGATAATGATAAAAAAATACAATAA
- the guaA gene encoding glutamine-hydrolyzing GMP synthase: MKKAQVLILDYGSQYTQLLSRKVRELNIYNEVLSFETTAEELKEYKDLKGIILSGGPSSVYEEDSYGIDQEIFNLNVPILGVCYGMQLIAEKFGGKVENADAKEFGKAQLHFDNFENKLFEGLNDHKNVWMSHADHLTKIPNGFIQLAHSDSSIAAIANIEREIYAIQFHAEVTHSEEGMQMLQNFVFKICNAQKDWNMNSFIEHQVEEIKNIVKNEEVILGLSGGVDSSVAAALISKAIGKQLTCIFVDTGLLRKNEAKKVMENYTKLFDLNIKLIDASQRFYSALKGISEPEEKRKIIGREFVNVFNDEARKMQKAKFLAQGTIYPDVIESSSKGHSSKTIKSHHNVGGLPEDLKFELLEPLRTLFKDEVREVGRKLGLDNSIVNRHPFPGPGLGVRVIGEVEKEKADILREVDDIFITKLEQHNLYDKVSQAFATILPVKTVGVMGDNRTYDYVVALRSVNTIDFMTATSTHLPWEFLDEVVNEIINKVEGVNRVVYDITSKPPGTIEWE; encoded by the coding sequence ATGAAAAAAGCACAAGTTTTGATATTGGACTATGGAAGCCAATATACTCAGTTACTCTCTAGAAAAGTGAGAGAACTCAATATTTACAATGAAGTTTTAAGTTTTGAAACAACTGCAGAAGAACTTAAAGAATATAAAGATTTAAAAGGAATTATATTATCTGGTGGACCTTCAAGTGTATATGAAGAAGATTCATATGGAATTGACCAGGAAATATTTAACTTAAATGTTCCTATTTTAGGAGTTTGTTATGGAATGCAACTTATTGCTGAAAAATTTGGTGGTAAGGTTGAAAATGCTGATGCAAAAGAATTTGGAAAAGCACAATTACATTTTGATAACTTTGAAAATAAATTATTTGAAGGATTAAATGATCATAAAAATGTATGAATGAGCCATGCAGACCATTTAACCAAAATTCCAAATGGTTTTATTCAATTAGCACACTCAGATTCATCAATTGCAGCTATTGCAAATATTGAAAGAGAAATTTATGCTATTCAATTTCACGCAGAAGTTACTCACAGTGAAGAGGGTATGCAAATGTTACAAAATTTTGTTTTCAAAATTTGTAACGCACAAAAAGATTGAAATATGAATAGTTTTATCGAACATCAAGTTGAAGAAATTAAAAATATTGTAAAAAATGAAGAAGTTATTTTAGGGTTAAGTGGTGGAGTTGACTCTAGTGTCGCTGCTGCCTTAATTTCAAAAGCTATAGGTAAACAATTAACTTGTATCTTTGTAGATACAGGTTTATTAAGAAAAAATGAAGCAAAAAAAGTAATGGAAAATTACACTAAGTTATTTGATTTAAATATTAAATTAATAGATGCTTCACAAAGATTTTACTCAGCTTTAAAAGGTATCAGTGAACCTGAAGAAAAAAGAAAAATTATTGGTAGAGAATTTGTTAATGTCTTTAATGATGAGGCTAGAAAAATGCAAAAAGCTAAATTTTTAGCTCAAGGAACAATTTATCCTGATGTAATTGAATCTTCTTCAAAAGGACATAGTTCAAAAACAATTAAATCTCACCATAATGTTGGTGGATTACCAGAAGATTTAAAATTCGAACTTTTAGAACCATTGAGAACTTTATTTAAAGATGAGGTGAGAGAAGTTGGAAGAAAACTTGGTTTAGATAACTCAATAGTAAATAGACATCCATTCCCAGGTCCTGGGCTTGGTGTAAGAGTTATTGGAGAAGTTGAAAAAGAAAAAGCAGATATCTTAAGAGAAGTTGATGATATTTTTATAACAAAATTAGAACAACATAATCTTTATGATAAAGTAAGTCAAGCTTTTGCAACAATTTTACCTGTAAAAACAGTTGGAGTTATGGGTGATAATAGAACTTATGATTATGTAGTTGCTCTGAGAAGTGTAAATACTATAGACTTTATGACAGCAACTTCAACTCACTTACCATGAGAATTTTTAGATGAAGTTGTTAATGAAATTATTAATAAGGTAGAAGGTGTAAATAGAGTTGTATATGATATAACTTCAAAACCACCTGGAACAATTGAATGAGAATAG
- the fib gene encoding cytoskeletal motor fibril protein Fib gives MIGIISTAYFTVKDRPGIRTVRKYWWRNMVIQHVKYRGKFFVIATIGYGKANAAMAITYLMEEYPGLETVLNVDLALSTNDKFDTTDTVMSTKFIYRDADLTVFKDIKYGQIVHEPEAFTFNTEFVNQVKNFKLGVSDGIVGTADMLIYNSKQFKEMVDKYGQTIDVIDTEAGALAQVAKKSSVNFVAMKIMYNNALSPWDNDPLHKFKIYETANTLKYLLARLFNLLSSRYVLDFTKNTNDELEIINELFELEHDAWVKRFKKDVVSLISGMGPSLMLVDKKGIKPEAVDIVEVMKAKIEDEGPSKVILGEDEWKNAPKKWLRKLMFLQNIHVNDDELLWNKSAKYDIKTGKINSIEDVAKAIADRSQDKSSYTYDGTTVNNKHLLVACDAAISFYITHNETHEFVESRKQGSKLVANEFTKYLNELLAEVESPFEKIVVYVKVPAMGAVKIPVFVETKSKANQAIVFNGYSAKAQKDFTVVDITRNDYDPLKVGSFKVTIRLKAEN, from the coding sequence ATGATCGGAATAATTTCGACAGCTTACTTTACAGTTAAAGACCGTCCAGGTATTAGAACTGTAAGAAAATACTGATGAAGAAACATGGTTATTCAACACGTTAAGTACAGAGGGAAATTCTTTGTAATAGCTACAATTGGGTATGGTAAAGCAAATGCTGCTATGGCAATTACTTACTTAATGGAAGAGTATCCAGGATTAGAAACAGTACTAAACGTTGACTTAGCTTTATCAACAAATGACAAATTTGATACTACTGACACTGTTATGTCTACAAAATTTATTTATAGAGATGCAGACTTAACAGTTTTCAAAGATATTAAATATGGACAAATCGTTCACGAACCAGAAGCATTTACATTCAATACAGAGTTCGTAAACCAAGTTAAAAACTTCAAATTAGGAGTTTCTGACGGAATTGTTGGGACAGCAGATATGTTGATCTACAACTCAAAACAATTTAAAGAAATGGTTGACAAATACGGTCAAACTATTGACGTAATTGATACAGAAGCTGGAGCATTAGCTCAAGTTGCTAAAAAATCAAGTGTAAACTTCGTTGCAATGAAAATTATGTATAACAATGCATTATCACCATGAGACAACGATCCTCTACACAAATTTAAAATTTACGAAACAGCTAATACTTTAAAATACTTATTAGCTAGATTATTTAACTTATTATCATCAAGATATGTTCTTGACTTTACAAAAAACACAAATGATGAATTAGAAATTATTAATGAATTATTTGAATTAGAACATGATGCTTGAGTAAAAAGATTCAAAAAAGATGTTGTGTCACTTATCTCAGGTATGGGACCATCATTAATGTTAGTTGACAAAAAAGGTATTAAACCTGAAGCAGTTGACATTGTTGAAGTTATGAAAGCAAAAATCGAAGACGAAGGTCCTTCAAAAGTAATCTTAGGGGAAGATGAATGAAAAAATGCTCCTAAAAAATGATTACGTAAATTAATGTTCTTACAAAACATCCACGTAAACGATGATGAATTATTATGAAATAAATCAGCAAAATACGACATCAAAACTGGGAAAATTAACTCAATCGAAGATGTTGCTAAAGCAATCGCTGATCGTTCTCAAGACAAATCATCATATACTTATGATGGAACAACTGTTAACAACAAACACTTACTAGTTGCTTGTGATGCAGCAATTTCATTCTACATTACACACAACGAAACTCACGAGTTTGTTGAAAGCAGAAAACAAGGTTCAAAACTTGTAGCTAACGAATTTACAAAATACTTAAATGAATTATTAGCTGAAGTTGAATCACCATTTGAAAAAATTGTAGTTTATGTTAAAGTTCCAGCAATGGGAGCTGTAAAAATCCCTGTATTTGTTGAAACTAAATCAAAAGCTAACCAAGCAATCGTATTCAATGGTTACTCAGCAAAAGCTCAAAAAGACTTTACAGTTGTAGATATTACAAGAAATGACTACGACCCACTAAAAGTTGGATCATTCAAAGTTACAATTCGTTTAAAAGCTGAAAATTAA